Proteins encoded in a region of the Streptomyces sp. NBC_00258 genome:
- a CDS encoding glycosyltransferase: MSRFLFVVPPLVGHINPTVGVAAELTARGHRVAWASADPGLVRRLAGDEALVFPCAGPVLTGEDGVRPPELRGPEALKFLWERFLVPLAEAMAPGVRAAIGEFGPDVVVADQQAFAGGLVAERLRVPWATSSTTSAEFTFADALAGMPKVADWLDALLHDLRGRIGDPSGTADPRFSPHLVLAFSTPELAGSGAGAGSGAAGEVGAGAGDRIRWIGPSMATRPASADFPWTWLDPARATVLVTLGTANTDVGARFLAECHDALRCRADRVQAVIVDPANVLGAHADRDDKDILIRSSVPQLPLLERVDAVVCHAGHNTVCETLWHGVPLVVAPIRDDQPVVAGQVVDAGAGIRVRFGRVTAPRLGAAVDAVLHEPGYRVAAERIRTTFRAAGGARAAATHLEELAIGAPSKEAP, from the coding sequence GTGAGCCGCTTCCTGTTCGTCGTGCCGCCGCTGGTCGGCCACATCAATCCGACGGTGGGCGTCGCGGCGGAACTGACCGCGCGGGGACACCGGGTGGCCTGGGCGTCCGCCGATCCCGGGCTCGTCCGGCGGCTGGCGGGGGACGAGGCGCTGGTGTTCCCGTGCGCGGGACCGGTCCTGACAGGGGAAGACGGAGTGCGGCCACCGGAACTCCGGGGCCCGGAGGCGCTGAAGTTCCTGTGGGAACGGTTCCTGGTGCCGCTGGCCGAGGCGATGGCCCCCGGCGTACGGGCGGCCATCGGGGAGTTCGGCCCCGATGTCGTCGTTGCCGATCAGCAGGCCTTCGCCGGAGGGCTGGTCGCCGAGCGGCTGCGCGTGCCGTGGGCCACCTCGTCCACCACCTCCGCCGAATTCACCTTCGCCGACGCGCTGGCGGGCATGCCCAAGGTCGCGGACTGGCTCGACGCGCTGCTCCACGATCTGCGCGGCAGGATCGGTGATCCGTCGGGCACGGCCGATCCGCGGTTCTCCCCGCACCTGGTGCTCGCGTTCAGCACGCCGGAACTGGCCGGCTCCGGGGCGGGAGCGGGATCTGGAGCAGCGGGAGAGGTGGGCGCCGGCGCGGGCGACCGGATCCGCTGGATCGGTCCCTCGATGGCCACGCGGCCGGCCTCGGCCGACTTCCCCTGGACCTGGCTCGACCCAGCCCGTGCCACGGTGCTCGTGACCCTCGGCACCGCCAACACCGACGTCGGGGCCCGCTTCCTCGCCGAGTGCCACGATGCCCTGCGCTGCCGTGCGGACCGGGTGCAGGCGGTCATCGTTGATCCGGCGAACGTGCTCGGCGCACACGCGGACCGGGACGACAAGGACATACTGATCCGTTCCTCGGTCCCTCAACTCCCGCTCCTCGAACGGGTCGACGCGGTCGTCTGCCACGCGGGGCACAACACCGTGTGCGAGACGCTGTGGCACGGCGTCCCCCTCGTGGTGGCCCCAATCCGCGACGACCAGCCCGTCGTGGCCGGGCAGGTCGTCGACGCGGGAGCGGGCATCCGGGTCAGGTTCGGGCGGGTCACCGCGCCCAGGCTGGGCGCGGCGGTCGACGCCGTACTCCACGAACCCGGCTACCGCGTCGCCGCCGAGCGGATCCGTACCACGTTCCGTGCCGCGGGTGGTGCCCGCGCGGCGGCAACTCACCTCGAAGAACTGGCCATCGGCGCGCCCTCCAAGGAGGCCCCATGA
- a CDS encoding class I SAM-dependent methyltransferase — translation MSDEEHEPQGADGERTPSRAEQVTDSGPTPSRAEQVAALRPAYQADLARGLDRFFEPQRTDCPWCGSARLKTRLRTTDLLQHKPGHFVLDRCQDCRHTFQNPRLSAEGLEFYYRDFYDGLGEKQLGSAFGGRTAMYRQRAESLLPFASTPKNWLDVGTGHGHFCESARTVFPGTTFDGLDFTDGAELAERAGRVERGYRGSFPDLAPELAGHYDVVSMFHYLEHSTEPGRELEAAHRAIRPGGHLLIEVPDPDSRYARLLGRWWLPWLQPQHLHLVPVENLRRRLTDLGFTVVAEQHAEPHDPVDLLAGAWLALDAAAPREDLPWLPHPPNRWRRTLRTTTLIAGVPFLILGTLLDRYVIRRLSHRLGLSNAYRLLARRD, via the coding sequence ATGAGCGACGAAGAGCACGAACCACAAGGGGCGGACGGCGAGCGGACGCCGAGTCGCGCCGAACAGGTCACGGACAGCGGGCCGACGCCGAGTCGCGCCGAGCAGGTCGCCGCGCTGCGCCCCGCCTACCAGGCAGATCTGGCGCGCGGCCTTGACCGCTTCTTCGAACCCCAGCGCACCGACTGCCCCTGGTGCGGCTCGGCACGGCTGAAGACGCGGCTGCGCACCACCGACCTGCTCCAGCACAAGCCGGGCCACTTCGTCCTCGACCGCTGCCAGGACTGCCGGCACACCTTCCAGAACCCCCGACTGAGCGCCGAGGGGCTGGAGTTCTACTACCGCGACTTCTACGACGGTCTGGGGGAGAAGCAGCTCGGCAGCGCCTTCGGGGGCCGGACCGCGATGTACCGGCAGCGCGCGGAGTCCCTGCTGCCGTTCGCCTCGACGCCCAAGAACTGGCTGGACGTCGGCACCGGCCACGGCCACTTCTGCGAGTCGGCGCGAACTGTCTTCCCCGGCACGACCTTCGACGGGCTCGACTTCACGGACGGCGCCGAACTCGCCGAGCGCGCCGGACGGGTGGAGAGGGGCTACCGCGGCAGCTTTCCCGACCTGGCCCCGGAACTCGCCGGCCACTACGACGTGGTGAGCATGTTCCACTACCTGGAGCACAGCACCGAGCCCGGCCGTGAACTGGAGGCCGCGCACCGGGCGATACGCCCCGGCGGCCATCTGCTCATCGAGGTCCCCGACCCCGACAGCCGCTACGCGCGCCTCCTCGGCCGCTGGTGGCTGCCCTGGCTCCAGCCGCAGCACCTGCACCTCGTCCCGGTCGAGAACCTGCGGCGCAGACTGACCGACCTCGGCTTCACGGTGGTGGCGGAACAGCACGCCGAACCGCACGATCCGGTCGACCTCCTCGCCGGCGCCTGGCTGGCCCTCGACGCGGCCGCTCCTCGCGAGGACCTGCCGTGGCTGCCGCATCCGCCGAATCGTTGGCGGCGGACGTTGCGCACCACGACGCTGATCGCCGGCGTGCCCTTCCTGATCCTGGGCACCCTGCTGGACCGGTACGTGATCAGACGTCTGTCGCACCGACTGGGTCTGTCCAACGCCTATCGGCTCCTGGCGCGCCGCGACTGA
- a CDS encoding mycothiol transferase: MHAKDVLVDAYGRIREEVHAAVDGLSPDDLNTRLDDRTNSITWLVWHLTRVQDDHVADAFGLKQVWLSQDWPDRFALGLPGRDTGYGHTPRQVAKVQVDSGDLLLGYYDAVHEQTLAALRDLRADDLDRIVDENWSPPVTLGARLVSVLSDDLQHVGQAAFARGILESR, encoded by the coding sequence ATGCACGCCAAGGACGTTCTCGTCGACGCGTACGGTCGCATCCGGGAAGAGGTCCACGCCGCCGTGGACGGCCTCTCCCCCGACGACCTCAACACCCGCCTCGACGACCGGACCAACTCGATCACCTGGCTGGTCTGGCATCTCACCCGCGTCCAGGACGACCACGTCGCCGACGCCTTCGGCCTCAAACAGGTCTGGCTCTCGCAGGACTGGCCGGACCGCTTCGCCCTGGGCCTGCCCGGCCGGGACACGGGCTACGGCCACACCCCACGGCAGGTCGCCAAGGTCCAGGTCGACTCGGGCGACCTGCTGCTCGGCTACTACGACGCCGTCCACGAGCAGACGCTGGCCGCCCTGCGCGACCTGCGCGCCGACGACCTGGACCGGATCGTCGACGAGAACTGGTCCCCGCCCGTCACCCTGGGCGCCCGCCTGGTCAGCGTGCTCTCCGACGACCTGCAGCACGTGGGCCAGGCGGCGTTCGCACGGGGGATCCTGGAGAGCCGTTGA
- a CDS encoding acyl carrier protein codes for MNPSQPTGATEAEPVGADEESVLADLTGMLATLLDEYGLDGVEVRMETTFNRDLELESIDLVTLAGLLGERYGDQVNFAEFLAGMEFDEIIELTVGRLVEYVVRSLEVAEAG; via the coding sequence ATGAACCCGAGTCAGCCGACCGGTGCGACCGAGGCCGAACCCGTGGGCGCGGACGAGGAGTCGGTCCTCGCCGACCTCACCGGCATGCTCGCGACCCTCCTTGACGAGTACGGCCTCGACGGCGTCGAGGTCCGCATGGAGACCACGTTCAACCGCGATCTGGAACTGGAGAGCATCGACCTCGTGACCCTGGCGGGCCTCTTGGGGGAGAGGTACGGGGATCAGGTCAACTTCGCCGAGTTCCTGGCCGGCATGGAGTTCGACGAGATCATCGAACTCACCGTCGGCAGGCTCGTCGAGTACGTCGTGCGGAGCCTCGAAGTGGCGGAGGCGGGCTGA
- a CDS encoding antitoxin has product MSVMDKIKGMLKGHPDQANKGVDKAGDFVDDKTQSKYSGQVDGAQDRLKDQFGSNPDQDRPPQS; this is encoded by the coding sequence ATGTCCGTTATGGACAAGATCAAGGGCATGCTGAAGGGCCACCCGGACCAGGCCAACAAGGGCGTCGACAAGGCCGGAGACTTCGTCGACGACAAGACCCAGAGCAAGTACAGCGGTCAGGTCGACGGCGCCCAGGACAGGCTCAAGGACCAGTTCGGTTCGAACCCGGACCAGGACCGGCCGCCGCAGTCCTGA
- a CDS encoding Zn-ribbon domain-containing OB-fold protein encodes MVFHRGSGTTTGVLDPETTTSGPAAEEGLLYQRCRWCGTATFHRLLCPVCQGSDLRTERSAGLGVIRHATVVQRNTPGARNVSLVEMAEGFTVRGRVSGPLIAIRTGDRVQLTTALDPVRREPVFKLVEEPYTGWH; translated from the coding sequence ATCGTGTTCCACCGAGGAAGCGGGACCACGACGGGCGTACTCGACCCGGAGACGACGACCAGCGGCCCGGCCGCCGAGGAAGGGCTCCTCTACCAGCGTTGTCGCTGGTGCGGGACCGCCACCTTCCACCGGCTGCTCTGCCCGGTCTGCCAGGGCAGCGACCTTCGCACGGAGCGCAGCGCGGGCCTGGGCGTCATCCGTCACGCCACCGTCGTCCAGCGCAACACTCCGGGCGCGCGCAATGTGTCGCTCGTCGAGATGGCGGAGGGATTCACCGTCCGGGGCCGGGTCTCGGGACCGCTCATAGCGATCCGTACCGGCGACCGCGTCCAGCTCACCACGGCGTTGGACCCGGTCCGCCGCGAACCGGTGTTCAAGCTCGTCGAGGAGCCGTACACCGGCTGGCACTGA
- a CDS encoding ribonuclease H family protein produces the protein MIEPMGERVIAACDGASKGNPGPAGWAWVIADGTGTTPTEWEAGPLGTATNNVAELTALERLLTFVAPDVPLEIRMDSQYAMKAVTTWLPGWKRKGWKTAAGKPVANKELVVRIDELLDGRSVEFRYVPAHQVDGDPLNDFADRAASQAAFVQEPAGSEHGSPEPPKSPAAKKTAKSAGPPRKRTASSSAASASSSSRTLKAKFPGRCRCGRSYTAGETIAKNPDGWGHPECRTEA, from the coding sequence ATGATCGAGCCCATGGGTGAACGCGTAATCGCCGCATGCGACGGGGCATCGAAGGGCAACCCGGGCCCCGCCGGCTGGGCCTGGGTCATCGCCGACGGGACGGGTACCACTCCCACCGAGTGGGAGGCGGGACCGCTCGGCACGGCGACCAACAACGTCGCCGAACTTACCGCGCTGGAGCGGCTGTTGACCTTCGTGGCCCCGGATGTGCCACTGGAGATCCGGATGGACTCCCAGTACGCCATGAAGGCCGTCACGACCTGGCTGCCGGGCTGGAAGCGCAAGGGCTGGAAGACGGCGGCGGGCAAGCCGGTGGCCAACAAGGAACTCGTCGTACGGATCGACGAGCTGCTCGACGGCCGCTCGGTCGAGTTCCGGTACGTGCCCGCGCACCAGGTCGACGGCGACCCGCTCAACGACTTCGCGGACCGGGCCGCGAGCCAGGCGGCCTTCGTCCAGGAACCGGCGGGGAGCGAGCACGGCTCTCCGGAGCCGCCGAAGTCGCCCGCGGCCAAGAAGACGGCCAAGAGCGCGGGACCGCCGCGCAAGCGCACCGCGTCCTCCTCCGCCGCGTCGGCCTCGTCGTCCTCGCGCACGCTCAAGGCCAAGTTCCCCGGCCGCTGCCGCTGCGGCCGCTCGTACACCGCGGGCGAGACCATCGCGAAGAACCCCGATGGCTGGGGACACCCGGAGTGCCGCACCGAGGCCTAG
- a CDS encoding alpha/beta fold hydrolase produces MAMVDTGDVRLHVQRMTPKGGRPVTATAVLVHGLLTDSLASYYFTLAPVFAVSGIDVIMYDLRGHGRSERPESGYRLDDHIDDLEALLDRLEVTGPVQLVGNSFGGSVAFGHAARHPERAAGVSLIESEPATAGWAATMDGVLRQVLTELAHNEAAALAWITANRSQNTARLAKGAARLARETTLARDIPVSQVLTEDQIRSVRCPVLALYGGESALVERAPWLESLLPDCRTVVVPGHEHSVLVEAPGAVGGHILSMIQGETDQRGVDEQSAGALVRAAEAP; encoded by the coding sequence ATGGCGATGGTCGACACCGGCGACGTCCGGCTGCACGTCCAGCGGATGACCCCCAAGGGAGGGCGTCCCGTCACCGCGACCGCGGTTCTCGTCCACGGCCTGCTCACCGACAGCCTGGCCAGCTACTACTTCACCCTGGCACCGGTGTTCGCGGTGTCCGGCATCGACGTGATCATGTACGACCTGCGCGGCCACGGCCGCAGCGAGCGCCCGGAGAGCGGCTACCGCCTCGACGACCACATCGACGACCTGGAGGCACTGCTCGACCGGCTGGAGGTGACGGGACCGGTCCAACTGGTCGGCAACTCCTTCGGCGGATCCGTCGCCTTCGGCCACGCCGCCCGCCACCCGGAGCGGGCGGCCGGCGTCTCCTTGATCGAATCGGAGCCGGCGACCGCGGGGTGGGCGGCGACCATGGACGGCGTCCTGCGGCAGGTGCTGACCGAGCTGGCGCACAACGAGGCCGCCGCGCTGGCCTGGATCACCGCCAACCGCAGCCAGAACACCGCCCGTCTGGCGAAGGGCGCGGCCCGCCTGGCCCGCGAGACCACCCTCGCCCGGGACATCCCGGTCAGCCAGGTACTGACCGAGGACCAGATCCGGTCCGTACGCTGCCCGGTACTCGCCCTTTACGGTGGCGAGTCGGCCCTCGTCGAGCGGGCACCGTGGCTGGAGTCGCTGTTGCCCGACTGCCGGACCGTCGTGGTGCCGGGGCACGAACACTCCGTGCTCGTCGAGGCGCCGGGAGCCGTCGGCGGCCACATCCTCTCCATGATCCAAGGGGAGACGGACCAGCGGGGCGTGGACGAGCAGAGCGCGGGCGCGCTCGTGAGGGCTGCTGAGGCCCCGTGA
- a CDS encoding TetR family transcriptional regulator — protein sequence MRDSLVAAAFQLFLERGYEQTTVDEIVALAGVGRRSFFRYFPSKEDVVFPDHERCLAEMNDFLGKDNGNSSGEGGGADDPVARVCDAARVVLRMYAENPTFSVQRYRLTKKVPGLRTYELSVVWRYERALAEYLRGRFAGRRDGTLRADVIAAAVVAAHNNGLRSWLRSDGQSDASAEVDHALAHVQQVFGPDPGPVGPAQEPADEPVKEPAGDDVVVVISRRGAPMWRVVQEVETALGRNPD from the coding sequence ATGCGGGACTCCCTCGTCGCGGCGGCGTTCCAGCTGTTCCTGGAGCGGGGGTACGAGCAGACCACCGTCGACGAGATCGTGGCGCTCGCGGGGGTCGGACGGCGGTCCTTCTTCCGGTACTTCCCGTCCAAGGAGGACGTGGTCTTCCCGGACCACGAGCGCTGTCTGGCCGAGATGAACGATTTCCTCGGCAAGGACAACGGCAACAGCAGTGGTGAGGGCGGAGGTGCGGACGACCCGGTGGCCAGGGTCTGCGACGCCGCTCGCGTCGTGCTGCGCATGTACGCCGAGAACCCCACGTTCTCCGTCCAGCGCTACCGCCTGACCAAGAAGGTCCCGGGACTGCGGACGTACGAACTGTCGGTGGTCTGGCGGTACGAGCGCGCGCTGGCCGAGTATCTGCGCGGGCGTTTCGCCGGTCGTCGTGACGGGACGCTTCGGGCCGACGTGATCGCCGCGGCCGTGGTCGCCGCTCACAACAACGGGCTGCGGTCCTGGCTGCGTTCGGACGGCCAGAGCGACGCGTCCGCGGAGGTGGACCACGCGCTCGCCCATGTCCAGCAGGTCTTCGGTCCGGACCCCGGGCCCGTCGGACCGGCGCAGGAGCCTGCCGACGAGCCGGTGAAGGAGCCGGCGGGGGACGACGTGGTCGTCGTCATCTCCAGGCGCGGTGCGCCGATGTGGAGGGTCGTCCAGGAGGTCGAGACGGCTCTCGGTCGAAATCCCGACTGA
- a CDS encoding MurR/RpiR family transcriptional regulator has translation MPSPQQARAQASAISAGKAVPEAEAAPTTRLRALFDGPRLSPGQRRIAQYLIEHITEAAFLSITDLAERVGVSQPSVTRFATAVGFSGYPALRERLQSIALSKLASTPEAAEEAEAARPNELQAAVDAEIDNLENLRRDFADPEQVIETGRALSQSTPLTILGLRISGSLAEYFAYAARRIHPDVRLVTRGGSVAYDALLQSREAGGTWVLAFTMPRHAHETLMAMRVARRAGLSVALVTDLGLGPLADEADVVFATGTGSRLVFDSYAAPVVLSAALLQAMTDADPERTQARLEDYEQVADEHAFFVKD, from the coding sequence GTGCCATCGCCGCAGCAGGCCCGCGCGCAGGCGTCCGCGATCAGCGCGGGGAAAGCGGTCCCGGAGGCGGAGGCCGCTCCCACCACACGGCTGCGGGCACTGTTCGACGGCCCCCGGCTCTCTCCCGGGCAGCGCCGCATCGCCCAGTACCTGATCGAGCACATCACCGAGGCCGCGTTCCTGTCGATCACGGATCTCGCGGAGCGGGTGGGCGTCAGCCAGCCCTCGGTGACCCGCTTCGCGACGGCGGTGGGCTTCAGCGGCTATCCCGCGCTGCGCGAGCGCCTCCAGTCGATCGCACTCAGCAAGCTGGCCAGCACGCCCGAGGCCGCCGAGGAGGCGGAGGCGGCCCGGCCGAACGAACTGCAGGCGGCCGTCGACGCCGAGATCGACAACCTGGAGAACCTGCGCCGCGACTTCGCGGACCCGGAACAGGTCATCGAGACCGGCCGCGCGCTGTCGCAATCGACCCCGCTCACCATCCTCGGGCTGCGGATCTCCGGTTCGCTGGCCGAATACTTCGCGTACGCCGCCCGTCGCATCCACCCGGACGTCCGGCTGGTCACGCGCGGCGGCAGTGTCGCGTACGACGCCCTGCTCCAGTCGCGCGAGGCGGGCGGCACGTGGGTGCTGGCCTTCACCATGCCCCGGCACGCGCACGAGACGCTGATGGCCATGCGGGTCGCCCGGCGGGCCGGGCTCAGTGTCGCCCTGGTCACCGACCTGGGGCTGGGACCGCTGGCGGACGAGGCCGACGTCGTCTTCGCCACCGGCACCGGTTCACGCCTCGTCTTCGACTCGTACGCGGCGCCCGTCGTGCTGTCCGCGGCCCTGCTCCAGGCCATGACCGACGCCGATCCCGAGCGTACGCAGGCCCGCCTGGAGGACTACGAACAGGTCGCGGACGAGCACGCCTTCTTCGTCAAGGACTGA